A section of the Scyliorhinus torazame isolate Kashiwa2021f chromosome 21, sScyTor2.1, whole genome shotgun sequence genome encodes:
- the fam118b gene encoding protein FAM118B isoform X1, with protein MASLQRQDSSARDDAPSAKKCRKLLPSLKTKRPQDLVLVIGTGVSAAVAPQVPALKSWKGLIQALLDAANDFDLLEEEENKRFQKSLREDKNLVHVAHDLIQKLSPRTSNVRSTFFKDCLYEVFDDLESKMDNVGKHLLQSVLKLMENGTLVLTTNFDNLVEIYGAHQGTQLESIDLTDEKKVLEWAQEKRRLSVLHIHGVYTNPSGIVLHPLGYQNVLRNTEVMREIQKLYENKAFVFLGCGRTVEDTTFQSLFLEAVRNKSDLEHFMLVRRDDVDEFKKLRENMLDKGIKVISYGDDYYDLPEYLERLTNTICSLGRQDSPKRYHDSNDPMRVPNDVEQRHVDGTEVEENPTLTIDTRMALLQQIAKAREWKQMRR; from the exons ATGGCATCTCTACAGAGGCAAGATTCGAGTGCAAGGGATGACGCGCCATCAGCCAAAAAATGCAG GAAGCTTTTGCCCAGTCTGAAGACTAAGAGACCCCAGGACTTGGTGTTGGTGATTGGAACGGGTGTGAGTGCTGCTGTAGCACCCCAGGTCCCCGCACTCAAATCCTGGAAAGGACTAATTCAGGCTTTgctagatgctgctaatgactttgACCTCCTCGAAGAGGAGGAGAACAAAAGATTCCAAAAATCCCTGCGTGAAGATAAGAATCTTGTGCATGTTGCACATGACTTGATACAGAAACTTTCACCA CGCACTAGCAACGTTCGATCAACCTTCTTTAAGGACTGTTTGTATGAAGTTTTTGATGACCTCGAATCCAAGATGGATAATGTTGGGAAGCACCTTTTACAATCAGTCTTGAAGCTGATGGAGAATGGAACCCTAGTTTTAACCACCAACTTTGACAACCTTGTTGAAATCTATGGCGCTCACCAAGGAACACAATTAGAGTCCATAGACCTCACGGATGAGAAAAAG GTACTTGAATGGGCACAGGAGAAAAGAAGGTTGAGTGTGTTACATATCCACGGCGTTTACACTAACCCCAGCGGGATTGTTCTGCATCCTTTGGGCTACCAGAATGTGTTGCGTAATACAGAAGTAATG AGGGAAATTCAGAAGCTGTATGAAAATAAAGCCTTCGTCTTCCTTGGCTGTGGCCGGACAGTTGAGGACACGACCTTTCAGTCGCTCTTTCTCGAAGCAGTGAGGAACAAGTCTGACCTGGAACATTTTATGCTGGTGCGCAGGGATGATGTGGATGAGTTTAAAAAGCTTCGTGAAAACATGCTGGACAAAGGGATTAAAGTGATCTCTTATGGTGACGATTACTACGATTTGCCAGAATATCTCGAACGGTTAACCAACACCATCTGTTCATTAGGAAGGCAAG ATTCACCAAAACGATACCACGACTCAAATGATCCAATGAGGGTACCAAACGATGTGGAGCAAAGACATGTAGATGGAACAGAGGTCGAG GAGAATCCAACGTTGACAATAGATACAAGAATGGCCCTTTTACAGCAAATAGCCAAG GCCAGAGAATGGAAACAGATGAGGAGATAA
- the fam118b gene encoding protein FAM118B isoform X2 translates to MQLLPSLKTKRPQDLVLVIGTGVSAAVAPQVPALKSWKGLIQALLDAANDFDLLEEEENKRFQKSLREDKNLVHVAHDLIQKLSPRTSNVRSTFFKDCLYEVFDDLESKMDNVGKHLLQSVLKLMENGTLVLTTNFDNLVEIYGAHQGTQLESIDLTDEKKVLEWAQEKRRLSVLHIHGVYTNPSGIVLHPLGYQNVLRNTEVMREIQKLYENKAFVFLGCGRTVEDTTFQSLFLEAVRNKSDLEHFMLVRRDDVDEFKKLRENMLDKGIKVISYGDDYYDLPEYLERLTNTICSLGRQDSPKRYHDSNDPMRVPNDVEQRHVDGTEVEENPTLTIDTRMALLQQIAKAREWKQMRR, encoded by the exons ATGCAG CTTTTGCCCAGTCTGAAGACTAAGAGACCCCAGGACTTGGTGTTGGTGATTGGAACGGGTGTGAGTGCTGCTGTAGCACCCCAGGTCCCCGCACTCAAATCCTGGAAAGGACTAATTCAGGCTTTgctagatgctgctaatgactttgACCTCCTCGAAGAGGAGGAGAACAAAAGATTCCAAAAATCCCTGCGTGAAGATAAGAATCTTGTGCATGTTGCACATGACTTGATACAGAAACTTTCACCA CGCACTAGCAACGTTCGATCAACCTTCTTTAAGGACTGTTTGTATGAAGTTTTTGATGACCTCGAATCCAAGATGGATAATGTTGGGAAGCACCTTTTACAATCAGTCTTGAAGCTGATGGAGAATGGAACCCTAGTTTTAACCACCAACTTTGACAACCTTGTTGAAATCTATGGCGCTCACCAAGGAACACAATTAGAGTCCATAGACCTCACGGATGAGAAAAAG GTACTTGAATGGGCACAGGAGAAAAGAAGGTTGAGTGTGTTACATATCCACGGCGTTTACACTAACCCCAGCGGGATTGTTCTGCATCCTTTGGGCTACCAGAATGTGTTGCGTAATACAGAAGTAATG AGGGAAATTCAGAAGCTGTATGAAAATAAAGCCTTCGTCTTCCTTGGCTGTGGCCGGACAGTTGAGGACACGACCTTTCAGTCGCTCTTTCTCGAAGCAGTGAGGAACAAGTCTGACCTGGAACATTTTATGCTGGTGCGCAGGGATGATGTGGATGAGTTTAAAAAGCTTCGTGAAAACATGCTGGACAAAGGGATTAAAGTGATCTCTTATGGTGACGATTACTACGATTTGCCAGAATATCTCGAACGGTTAACCAACACCATCTGTTCATTAGGAAGGCAAG ATTCACCAAAACGATACCACGACTCAAATGATCCAATGAGGGTACCAAACGATGTGGAGCAAAGACATGTAGATGGAACAGAGGTCGAG GAGAATCCAACGTTGACAATAGATACAAGAATGGCCCTTTTACAGCAAATAGCCAAG GCCAGAGAATGGAAACAGATGAGGAGATAA
- the fam118b gene encoding protein FAM118B isoform X3, with product MASLQRQDSSARDDAPSAKKCRKLLPSLKTKRPQDLVLVIGTGVSAAVAPQVPALKSWKGLIQALLDAANDFDLLEEEENKRFQKSLREDKNLVHVAHDLIQKLSPRTSNVRSTFFKDCLYEVFDDLESKMDNVGKHLLQSVLKLMENGTLVLTTNFDNLVEIYGAHQGTQLESIDLTDEKKVLEWAQEKRRLSVLHIHGVYTNPSGIVLHPLGYQNVLRNTEVMREIQKLYENKAFVFLGCGRTVEDTTFQSLFLEAVRNKSDLEHFMLVRRDDVDEFKKLRENMLDKGIKVISYGDDYYDLPEYLERLTNTICSLGRQGESNVDNRYKNGPFTANSQGQRMETDEEIKLGR from the exons ATGGCATCTCTACAGAGGCAAGATTCGAGTGCAAGGGATGACGCGCCATCAGCCAAAAAATGCAG GAAGCTTTTGCCCAGTCTGAAGACTAAGAGACCCCAGGACTTGGTGTTGGTGATTGGAACGGGTGTGAGTGCTGCTGTAGCACCCCAGGTCCCCGCACTCAAATCCTGGAAAGGACTAATTCAGGCTTTgctagatgctgctaatgactttgACCTCCTCGAAGAGGAGGAGAACAAAAGATTCCAAAAATCCCTGCGTGAAGATAAGAATCTTGTGCATGTTGCACATGACTTGATACAGAAACTTTCACCA CGCACTAGCAACGTTCGATCAACCTTCTTTAAGGACTGTTTGTATGAAGTTTTTGATGACCTCGAATCCAAGATGGATAATGTTGGGAAGCACCTTTTACAATCAGTCTTGAAGCTGATGGAGAATGGAACCCTAGTTTTAACCACCAACTTTGACAACCTTGTTGAAATCTATGGCGCTCACCAAGGAACACAATTAGAGTCCATAGACCTCACGGATGAGAAAAAG GTACTTGAATGGGCACAGGAGAAAAGAAGGTTGAGTGTGTTACATATCCACGGCGTTTACACTAACCCCAGCGGGATTGTTCTGCATCCTTTGGGCTACCAGAATGTGTTGCGTAATACAGAAGTAATG AGGGAAATTCAGAAGCTGTATGAAAATAAAGCCTTCGTCTTCCTTGGCTGTGGCCGGACAGTTGAGGACACGACCTTTCAGTCGCTCTTTCTCGAAGCAGTGAGGAACAAGTCTGACCTGGAACATTTTATGCTGGTGCGCAGGGATGATGTGGATGAGTTTAAAAAGCTTCGTGAAAACATGCTGGACAAAGGGATTAAAGTGATCTCTTATGGTGACGATTACTACGATTTGCCAGAATATCTCGAACGGTTAACCAACACCATCTGTTCATTAGGAAGGCAAG GAGAATCCAACGTTGACAATAGATACAAGAATGGCCCTTTTACAGCAAATAGCCAAG GCCAGAGAATGGAAACAGATGAGGAGATAAAGCTGGGAAGATGA